One window from the genome of Hymenobacter sp. YIM 151858-1 encodes:
- a CDS encoding Y-family DNA polymerase yields the protein MYALVDCNNFYVSCERVFQPRLEGRPVVVLSNNDGCLISRSAEAKALGLQMGEPYFQVKPLLEQHNVAVFSSNYALYGDMSRRVMWYLSQVAPAVEIYSIDEAFLDLHGMERFVVSSLDTFARTVRANVLARTGIPTCVGIAPTKTLAKLANRLAKKNPEMGGVCYLDTAERRHWALEQVGVEDVWGIGRQYAQKLHAAGITTAAGLAGCSEAFARRHLGGVVGARLVRELQGYPCQGLAPSEDGTLSRRTLCCSRTFGRPLTDFPDVMGAVSAFASRAAEKLRRQGDAAHLMTVFLSKSRYGLEPPPYSCSAVLTLPTTTNDTLELVRFARAALKRLWQPGNRYTKAGVILDGLEPEGQPQLTLFEPAPVSEKRAKLMAELDALNRRFGKGTVKLAALVLPPSQARAPWEGQAQWRTPQYTTRLEDLLLVS from the coding sequence ATGTACGCCTTAGTTGATTGCAACAACTTCTACGTGAGCTGCGAGCGGGTTTTTCAGCCCCGGCTCGAAGGCCGGCCCGTGGTGGTCCTGTCGAATAACGACGGGTGTTTGATATCCCGCAGCGCGGAGGCCAAGGCCCTGGGCCTGCAAATGGGGGAGCCCTATTTTCAGGTCAAGCCTCTGCTGGAGCAACACAACGTGGCCGTATTTTCCAGCAACTACGCCCTCTACGGCGACATGTCGCGCCGGGTGATGTGGTACCTGAGCCAGGTAGCGCCGGCGGTGGAAATTTACTCCATTGACGAGGCCTTTCTCGACCTGCACGGCATGGAGCGCTTCGTGGTCAGCAGCCTCGACACCTTTGCCCGCACCGTGCGCGCCAACGTGCTGGCCCGCACCGGCATCCCTACCTGCGTGGGCATCGCCCCCACCAAAACCCTGGCCAAGCTGGCCAACCGTCTGGCCAAGAAAAACCCGGAGATGGGCGGGGTATGCTACCTCGATACGGCCGAGCGCCGCCACTGGGCCCTGGAGCAGGTGGGGGTGGAAGATGTCTGGGGCATTGGCCGGCAGTATGCCCAGAAGCTGCATGCCGCCGGCATTACCACGGCGGCTGGGCTGGCCGGCTGCTCGGAGGCCTTTGCCCGCAGGCACCTGGGCGGCGTGGTAGGGGCTCGTCTTGTGCGCGAGTTGCAGGGCTATCCCTGCCAGGGACTGGCGCCCAGCGAAGACGGTACCTTGTCGCGCCGTACGCTGTGCTGCTCGCGCACCTTTGGCCGGCCGCTGACCGATTTCCCCGATGTGATGGGTGCCGTCAGCGCCTTTGCCTCCCGGGCCGCAGAGAAGCTGCGCCGGCAGGGCGACGCGGCGCATCTGATGACCGTCTTTCTAAGCAAAAGCCGCTACGGGCTGGAGCCGCCCCCGTATTCCTGCTCCGCCGTGCTCACGCTGCCAACTACAACCAATGACACCCTTGAGCTGGTCCGCTTTGCCCGGGCAGCACTAAAACGCCTCTGGCAGCCGGGCAACCGCTACACCAAGGCCGGCGTGATACTCGACGGCTTGGAGCCGGAAGGACAACCACAGCTCACCCTGTTTGAACCCGCGCCCGTTTCGGAAAAACGGGCCAAGTTAATGGCCGAGCTCGATGCGTTGAACCGTCGCTTTGGCAAAGGCACCGTGAAGCTGGCTGCGCTGGTGTTGCCCCCCAGCCAGGCTCGCGCGCCCTGGGAGGGGCAAGCCCAGTGGCGCACGCCGCAATACACCACCCGCCTGGAAGACCTGCTCTTGGTCAGCTAA
- a CDS encoding LexA family protein: MRNVELIPVHDSQTPFLLPLFSCSVSAGFPSPASDYTDELFDLNRLLLRHPDATYLVRVSGESMKNAEIHEGDLLAVDKQMEADHNHIVVAVVDGECTVKRLVCEHGTWWLKPENPDYQPWEIHDAGAVRIWGVVTHVLHELVPGKLAALLRTRD; the protein is encoded by the coding sequence ATGCGCAACGTCGAATTAATCCCGGTCCACGACTCCCAAACCCCGTTTCTGCTTCCTCTTTTTAGCTGTTCGGTGTCCGCCGGCTTTCCCTCGCCGGCGTCCGATTACACCGATGAGCTGTTTGACCTGAACCGCCTGCTCCTGCGCCACCCCGATGCCACGTACCTGGTGCGGGTAAGCGGGGAGAGCATGAAAAACGCCGAGATTCACGAGGGCGACCTGCTGGCCGTGGACAAGCAGATGGAAGCCGACCACAACCACATCGTGGTAGCCGTGGTGGACGGGGAGTGCACCGTCAAGCGCTTGGTGTGCGAGCACGGCACCTGGTGGCTTAAGCCGGAGAACCCGGACTACCAGCCCTGGGAGATTCACGACGCGGGCGCCGTGCGCATCTGGGGCGTGGTCACCCACGTGCTGCACGAGCTGGTTCCCGGTAAACTGGCGGCCTTGCTGCGCACCCGCGACTAG
- a CDS encoding ArdC family protein, protein MKKTRKNAARTATPRPDVYQIVTDRIVAALEGGIIPWRKPWNAVYGLPRNYATGAAYTGINAFLLHFSGALPFFLTFKQALALGGNVRKGAKGHPVVYYNVSVRENEQTGKEEKTPFLKYYTVFSVEDIENIDFVLPAVERHAHTPIEAAEAIVRNWDGRPAIEHLHQRAYYSPALDLVNMPERDTFTTAEGYYATLFHELTHSTGHASRLDRPDLTAGEGKRSASYAREELTAEMGASFLCAAAGLDTVQTEENAVAYIQSWLERLKNDKKLVLQAASKAQRAAKLILGVVEEGEPVAAPAPPRVVELVPEEDEVSQQYRAAELSWLAAA, encoded by the coding sequence ATGAAAAAGACCCGCAAGAACGCCGCCCGTACCGCTACTCCCCGCCCCGACGTTTACCAGATTGTAACCGACCGCATTGTGGCCGCGCTGGAAGGCGGCATCATTCCGTGGCGCAAGCCGTGGAACGCGGTGTATGGTTTGCCCCGCAACTACGCCACGGGTGCGGCTTACACGGGCATCAACGCCTTTCTGCTGCACTTCAGCGGCGCGCTGCCTTTCTTTTTAACCTTCAAGCAGGCCCTGGCCCTGGGCGGTAACGTGCGCAAGGGCGCCAAGGGGCACCCGGTGGTGTACTACAACGTGTCGGTACGCGAGAACGAGCAAACCGGCAAGGAAGAAAAAACACCTTTCCTGAAGTACTACACCGTGTTTTCAGTAGAGGACATCGAAAATATTGACTTTGTGCTGCCCGCGGTGGAACGCCACGCGCACACGCCCATTGAGGCGGCCGAGGCCATTGTGCGCAACTGGGACGGGCGCCCGGCCATTGAACACCTGCACCAGCGGGCATACTACTCCCCGGCGCTCGACCTGGTGAACATGCCGGAGCGGGACACCTTCACCACCGCCGAAGGCTACTACGCGACCCTGTTTCACGAGCTGACCCACAGCACCGGCCACGCCTCGCGGCTAGACCGGCCGGACCTGACCGCCGGCGAAGGCAAGCGCTCGGCCAGCTACGCCCGTGAAGAACTGACGGCCGAAATGGGCGCCTCGTTCCTGTGCGCCGCCGCTGGCTTGGATACGGTGCAGACCGAAGAAAACGCTGTGGCCTACATCCAGTCTTGGCTGGAGCGTCTGAAAAACGACAAAAAGCTGGTGCTGCAGGCGGCCAGCAAGGCTCAGCGCGCCGCCAAGCTTATTTTGGGTGTGGTCGAGGAGGGCGAGCCGGTGGCCGCTCCCGCGCCGCCCCGGGTGGTGGAGCTGGTACCCGAAGAAGACGAAGTGAGCCAACAGTACAGAGCGGCTGAACTCAGCTGGCTAGCGGCCGCATAA
- a CDS encoding type II toxin-antitoxin system HipA family toxin — protein MAKTAERRQLYVYADWQGLADGPQLMGTLSAVPVRGKEVFSFAYDAQWLAQPQAQALDPALQLFAGPQYLPEDQSNFGLFLDSSPDRWGRLLMRRREAALARQEERRERPLLESDYLLGVFDGHRMGGLRFKTDPAGPFLNDNRAMAAPPWTSLRELEYASLQLERVDAPQDPDYLKWLFMLVAPGSSLGGARPKASVVDEHGQLWIAKFPSGQDEHDVGAWEAVVNELAQAAGLQVATGRAQRFNSRHHTFLSQRFDRTATGERLHFASAMTLLGYQDGTDHQDGASYLELAGLLIQQGAQVAGDLTELWRRIVFNICVSNTDDHLRNHGFLLTPRGWRLAPAFDLNPIRYGQGLKLNISETDNALDLDLAREVAPYFRLSAAQAETVLAQVVAAVRQWPDVASRYQVSRTEQELMAGAFEAAQ, from the coding sequence ATGGCCAAAACCGCTGAACGCCGCCAGCTCTACGTGTACGCCGACTGGCAGGGTCTGGCCGATGGACCGCAGCTGATGGGCACGCTCTCGGCCGTGCCGGTGCGGGGCAAAGAAGTGTTTTCCTTTGCCTACGACGCGCAGTGGCTGGCCCAGCCGCAGGCCCAGGCGCTTGACCCGGCGCTGCAGCTGTTTGCCGGGCCGCAGTACCTGCCGGAAGACCAGTCCAACTTTGGCCTGTTCCTGGATTCCTCGCCCGACCGCTGGGGGCGGCTGCTCATGCGCCGGCGCGAAGCCGCCCTGGCCCGGCAGGAGGAGCGCCGCGAGCGGCCGCTGCTCGAATCGGACTACCTGCTGGGGGTCTTCGATGGCCACCGCATGGGCGGGCTGCGTTTCAAAACCGACCCGGCCGGCCCGTTTCTCAACGACAACCGGGCCATGGCGGCCCCGCCGTGGACGTCCCTGCGGGAGTTGGAATACGCCAGCTTGCAGCTGGAGCGGGTGGACGCGCCCCAGGACCCGGACTACCTTAAGTGGCTGTTTATGCTGGTCGCGCCTGGCTCCTCACTGGGCGGGGCGCGGCCCAAGGCCAGCGTGGTGGACGAGCACGGACAATTGTGGATTGCCAAGTTCCCCAGCGGGCAGGACGAGCACGACGTCGGCGCCTGGGAAGCCGTCGTGAACGAGTTGGCCCAGGCCGCCGGCCTGCAGGTGGCCACCGGCCGGGCCCAGCGCTTCAACAGCCGCCACCACACCTTCCTTTCCCAGCGCTTTGACCGCACGGCCACCGGCGAGCGGCTGCACTTTGCCTCGGCTATGACCCTGCTGGGCTACCAGGACGGCACGGACCACCAGGACGGGGCCAGCTACCTGGAACTGGCGGGCCTGCTCATCCAGCAGGGCGCCCAGGTGGCCGGGGACCTGACGGAGCTCTGGCGGCGCATCGTGTTCAACATCTGCGTCTCGAACACCGACGACCACCTGCGCAACCACGGCTTTCTGCTCACGCCCCGGGGCTGGCGCCTCGCGCCGGCGTTCGACCTGAACCCCATCCGCTACGGGCAGGGCCTCAAGCTCAACATCTCCGAAACAGACAATGCGCTCGACCTTGACCTGGCCCGGGAGGTAGCCCCCTACTTCCGCCTGTCGGCCGCACAGGCCGAAACGGTGCTCGCGCAGGTTGTGGCCGCGGTGCGGCAATGGCCGGACGTGGCCAGCCGGTATCAGGTCTCGCGCACCGAGCAGGAGCTGATGGCGGGCGCCTTCGAGGCGGCGCAGTAA
- a CDS encoding helix-turn-helix domain-containing protein, whose translation MPKESVVLLPRLQQLLTQTGENIRLARLRRKLSAARVAERAAISRNTLHAIEQGAATVSMGAYLQVLFVLGLEKTLLQLAADDVLGRKLQDAELVVSARAPKQSAGE comes from the coding sequence ATGCCAAAAGAATCCGTTGTCCTGTTACCACGATTGCAGCAGCTGCTGACGCAGACGGGGGAAAACATCCGCCTGGCCCGCCTGCGCCGCAAGCTCAGCGCGGCCCGGGTGGCGGAGCGCGCGGCCATCAGCCGCAACACCCTGCACGCCATCGAGCAGGGCGCTGCCACGGTGAGCATGGGGGCCTACCTGCAGGTGCTGTTCGTGCTGGGGCTGGAAAAAACCCTGCTCCAGCTGGCAGCCGACGACGTATTGGGCCGCAAGCTGCAGGATGCCGAACTGGTGGTTAGCGCCCGCGCCCCGAAACAATCTGCTGGCGAGTAG
- a CDS encoding replication initiation protein produces MKPEETAVVVVEPTPVVRQHNAITQARYDYTACQLDIFFYLLSRLRRDDTADQEYTIYVKDVEALTGRQWNYQQLREATADMGSRMFEVESERTYQQLWMFQRVEYIKGKGCLQIQLAAPIRPYLFNLKENFTSYQLHSALKLSSKYAKRIYQLVSQWKDKTSTRTYPLDEFKQMLHLKDPKGKEPELFQNISQLKARVLDIAVRQVSEHTDLKIDYELVKKGRAYDAVRFTIARQHPQQLPIPFEQPAEDARAFAARQHLDALGITQPQLVATILGDAKHLDQLFKFTYQLKTDKVKATKNPGGLFLKICGLR; encoded by the coding sequence ATGAAGCCCGAAGAAACTGCCGTTGTGGTGGTGGAGCCCACCCCCGTTGTTCGCCAGCACAATGCCATCACCCAGGCGCGCTACGACTACACCGCTTGCCAGCTCGACATATTCTTCTACCTGCTCTCCCGGCTACGCCGGGACGACACGGCCGACCAAGAATACACGATTTACGTGAAGGATGTGGAAGCGCTGACCGGGCGGCAGTGGAACTACCAGCAGCTGCGCGAAGCGACGGCCGACATGGGCTCGCGGATGTTCGAGGTGGAAAGCGAGCGCACCTACCAGCAGCTGTGGATGTTTCAGCGCGTGGAGTACATCAAGGGCAAAGGCTGCCTGCAGATTCAGCTGGCGGCGCCAATTCGCCCCTACCTGTTCAACCTCAAGGAAAATTTTACGTCCTACCAGCTGCACTCGGCCCTGAAGCTGAGCAGCAAGTACGCCAAGCGCATCTACCAGCTGGTGAGCCAATGGAAGGACAAAACCTCGACCCGTACCTACCCACTGGACGAGTTCAAGCAGATGCTGCACCTGAAAGACCCCAAGGGCAAGGAGCCGGAGCTGTTTCAGAACATCAGCCAACTTAAAGCCCGGGTGCTCGACATTGCCGTGCGCCAGGTCAGCGAGCACACCGACCTCAAGATTGACTACGAGCTGGTCAAGAAGGGCAGGGCCTACGACGCGGTGCGCTTCACCATCGCCCGCCAGCACCCCCAGCAGCTGCCCATCCCGTTCGAGCAGCCGGCTGAGGACGCCCGGGCCTTCGCTGCCCGGCAGCACCTGGACGCGCTGGGCATTACCCAGCCGCAGCTGGTGGCCACCATCCTCGGGGATGCCAAGCACCTGGACCAGCTGTTCAAGTTCACCTACCAGCTGAAAACCGATAAGGTCAAGGCGACTAAAAATCCGGGTGGGCTGTTTTTGAAAATCTGCGGGTTGCGCTAG